A stretch of DNA from Gimesia chilikensis:
CTTCGCAAATCGCAGCCGCATCAGCAACAGCCTGAATCTTCATCCGATTCCGGATTAAATCTGGATCGGCTGGCGTTCGATGAAATTCATCCTGCATTCCTGGACACCCTCGATGAGCAGACCGTCCCCACGGTAACGGGACTGAGAAAGGCGATCTATCTAGTTCTGGCGGGATTCTTTTTTGTGCTGGGCGTGCTCGGCGTGGCACTGCCTGTGCTCCCGACTACGCCGTTCCTGCTGCTGACCAGCTACTTTCTGATCCGCACTTCTCCCCGAATGAACCGGGCACTGCTGCGTTCTCCCGTGCTGGGTCAGGTTCTCAAAGAATGGCAACAGGATGGTGGTGTGAGGCTGAGCGTCAAAATTCAGGCAATTACGATCGTGGTTCTGATCGTCGGCGCGACGCTGATCTTCTCGCCCCTCTCGGTGCTGCTGAAATCCGTACTGGTGGCCCTGGCCTGCGTAGGCATTCTGGTGGTGATTCGCCT
This window harbors:
- a CDS encoding YbaN family protein — its product is MLRKSQPHQQQPESSSDSGLNLDRLAFDEIHPAFLDTLDEQTVPTVTGLRKAIYLVLAGFFFVLGVLGVALPVLPTTPFLLLTSYFLIRTSPRMNRALLRSPVLGQVLKEWQQDGGVRLSVKIQAITIVVLIVGATLIFSPLSVLLKSVLVALACVGILVVIRLPGLK